From Halapricum desulfuricans, a single genomic window includes:
- a CDS encoding ABC transporter substrate-binding protein, producing the protein MRVVSLLPSATEICFALGVEPVGVSSGCDYPPAAESIPAVERSRIDEAADSADINAQVAAAEENGGVYEIDTDLLADLDPDLAITQGICDVCAVDEVQVATVVDDLGLETDILTTDPHSLADLYEDVRRIGRATDTEPAATERVSAWNDRIAAIRNRSQAIEPEPTVAVLDWMDPVMGAGHWIPELVEIAGGEYPLAEPGDRSRPHEWREIREIDPDVLIAAPCGYSMEETLANRDELTDRPGWDELTAVQESRVYAFDGDHYVNRPGPRLIETAEYLAGVLYPEEFPRPPGDVATALD; encoded by the coding sequence ATGCGCGTCGTGTCGCTGTTGCCCTCGGCTACGGAGATCTGTTTCGCACTGGGCGTCGAACCCGTCGGCGTCTCCAGTGGGTGTGATTACCCGCCGGCCGCCGAATCGATCCCCGCCGTCGAGCGGTCCCGAATCGACGAGGCCGCCGACAGCGCCGATATCAACGCGCAGGTCGCGGCCGCCGAGGAAAACGGCGGCGTCTACGAGATCGATACTGACCTGCTGGCTGACCTCGATCCGGACCTGGCGATCACGCAGGGAATCTGTGACGTCTGTGCCGTCGACGAGGTGCAGGTGGCGACGGTGGTCGACGATCTCGGACTGGAGACGGATATCCTGACGACGGACCCACATTCACTGGCGGACCTCTACGAGGACGTTCGGCGGATCGGGCGCGCGACCGACACCGAACCGGCCGCAACCGAGCGTGTCTCGGCGTGGAACGATCGGATCGCCGCGATCCGCAACCGGTCGCAGGCGATCGAGCCGGAGCCGACAGTCGCCGTTCTCGACTGGATGGACCCCGTCATGGGTGCCGGTCACTGGATACCCGAACTCGTCGAGATCGCCGGCGGCGAGTATCCGCTGGCCGAGCCCGGCGATCGGTCGCGACCCCACGAGTGGCGCGAGATTCGCGAGATCGATCCGGACGTGCTGATCGCCGCCCCGTGTGGGTACTCCATGGAGGAGACGCTCGCGAACCGAGACGAGCTCACCGACCGTCCGGGCTGGGACGAGCTGACTGCCGTACAGGAGAGCAGAGTGTACGCGTTTGACGGAGACCACTACGTCAACCGACCGGGACCGCGGCTGATCGAAACGGCCGAGTATCTAGCTGGAGTGCTCTATCCCGAGGAATTTCCACGTCCGCCGGGCGACGTTGC